One genomic region from Pempheris klunzingeri isolate RE-2024b chromosome 4, fPemKlu1.hap1, whole genome shotgun sequence encodes:
- the LOC139199775 gene encoding ADP-ribosylation factor-like protein 14: protein MGVHGSKPQKQAQVLMLGLDGSGKTTLLYKLKYNESVVTVPTVGFNVETLDTDRSSPGLTVWDVGGQRKMRPHWKHHYTDTAGLVFVVDSWNQKRLDEARKELHRVLRYESLRAVPLVVLANKQDLQGALSPEALCLKLDLRKVCEGRDWFIQPCSAASGMGLEEGFRRIVYLMKTPLKQTQEDIKVKMRSKGFSITAMKQVLPCSR, encoded by the exons ATGGGTGTGCATGGATCCAAGCCTCAGAAACAAGCCCAGGTCCTGATGCTGGGCCTGGACGGATCAGGAAAGACCACCCTGCTCTACAAGCTGAAGTACAACGAGAGCGTGGTGACCGTGCCAACTGTGGGCTTCAACGTGGAGACACTGGACACAGACAGGAGCAGCCCAGGCCTGACGGTGTGGGATGTGGGGGGCCAGAGGAAGATGAGGCCCCACTGGAAGCATCACTACACTGACACAGCCGGACTGGTGTTTGTGGTGGACAGCTGGAATCAGAAGAGGCTGGACGAGGCCCGCAAGGAACTTCATCGG GTCCTGAGATATGAGAGTCTCAGAGCGGTTCCTCTCGTGGTCCTTGCCAACAAACAGGACCTTCAGGGAGCACTGAGCCCTGAGGCGCTTTGCCTGAAACTGGACTTGAGGAAAGTGTGCGAGGGCAGGGACTGGTTCATCCAGCCGTGTTCAGCCGCCAGCGGCATGGGACTAGAGGAAGGTTTCAGGAGGATTGTCTATCTGATGAAGACTCCACTGAAACAGACTCAGGAGGACATTAAGGTGAAGATGAGGTCAAAGGGCTTCAGTATCACAGCTATGAAACAAGTCTTGCCCTGCAGCAGATGA